A window from Exiguobacterium marinum DSM 16307 encodes these proteins:
- a CDS encoding VOC family protein, whose protein sequence is MGKRIPVSGLCELVLEVTDMEEAVAFWHEKLGLPVVEQWVGDDAEPSKSQEHANEPWATWLYIGGNTRLGLWLKRNFTEEENANRKQDVTDWDTLYDEGGVHVHCAFFVPIESFEKALEILNDTDVPVKLRTWDEDETKNGKERSAYFKDPSHNIIELYTKNMDEAYGEFAGEPVKITTKQL, encoded by the coding sequence ATGGGTAAACGAATTCCAGTCAGCGGATTATGCGAACTCGTGTTAGAAGTGACGGATATGGAAGAAGCGGTAGCATTTTGGCATGAAAAATTAGGTCTCCCTGTCGTCGAACAATGGGTCGGAGACGATGCCGAGCCAAGTAAGTCACAAGAACACGCGAACGAGCCGTGGGCAACATGGCTCTATATCGGAGGGAATACGCGACTCGGACTTTGGTTGAAGCGTAACTTCACAGAGGAAGAAAACGCGAACCGCAAACAAGATGTGACCGATTGGGACACACTTTATGACGAAGGTGGCGTCCACGTCCATTGCGCGTTCTTCGTTCCGATAGAGTCGTTTGAAAAAGCACTTGAGATTTTGAATGATACCGATGTCCCGGTCAAACTGCGAACGTGGGATGAAGACGAGACGAAAAATGGGAAAGAGCGCTCTGCTTACTTCAAGGATCCGAGCCATAACATTATCGAACTGTATACGAAAAATATGGACGAGGCTTACGGAGAATTTGCCGGAGAACCCGTCAAAATCACGACGAAACAACTCTAA
- a CDS encoding tetratricopeptide repeat protein, protein MNANEQGIQAMQQGEFEQAAKHFNEAIEENPTDPTGFVNMGTLLQAINDYDRAAIFYDKAIELDDSFGAAHYAKGALAYELEQLESAETSLRQALLSGMDDADLHFMLGLTYKAMGDFVRAMPRLREAKKQSPEDVEITFQYGLALAQSEQLEEAVDALEETLDLDASHTDARYNLAIAYAFLGDQEKTYAELQRVLEMQPDHELARDAIAKMDALLGN, encoded by the coding sequence ATGAACGCAAACGAACAAGGCATCCAAGCGATGCAACAAGGTGAATTTGAACAGGCAGCCAAACATTTCAATGAGGCGATTGAAGAGAACCCGACGGACCCAACAGGTTTCGTCAACATGGGAACGTTGCTTCAGGCGATCAACGATTACGACCGTGCCGCCATCTTCTATGACAAAGCGATTGAACTCGATGATTCATTCGGTGCCGCGCACTATGCGAAAGGCGCTCTCGCTTATGAACTTGAACAATTGGAGTCTGCGGAGACCTCGCTTCGCCAAGCACTCCTTTCGGGGATGGACGATGCCGATCTTCATTTCATGCTCGGCTTGACGTACAAGGCGATGGGTGATTTTGTTCGCGCGATGCCACGTCTACGTGAGGCGAAGAAACAATCGCCGGAAGACGTGGAAATCACGTTCCAATACGGACTTGCACTTGCGCAAAGTGAACAGTTGGAAGAAGCGGTCGACGCATTGGAAGAGACGCTAGACCTCGATGCGAGCCATACGGATGCACGCTACAACTTGGCAATCGCATATGCCTTCTTGGGAGACCAAGAAAAAACATATGCCGAGCTTCAACGCGTCTTGGAGATGCAACCGGATCATGAACTTGCACGTGACGCCATCGCGAAGATGGATGCACTGCTTGGGAACTGA